The Megasphaera stantonii genome includes a window with the following:
- the hisG gene encoding ATP phosphoribosyltransferase, with protein sequence MAIHIALAKGRIHKAVMAYLQESGYAFPTYTADSRKLIFEDSTGTLKVTLVKSPDVAVYVERGAADVGIVGEDVLLEEAPGAGVYEIFDLGIGRCRMAVAAIAGKPVDMTKRITVGTKYPRIARRHFEQNHRSVDIIKLNGSVELAPIVGLADVIVDIVETGNTLKANGLEVVEYFMDFSARMICNPVSFKMKYEDIRRLVDVVKEKDLEA encoded by the coding sequence ATGGCGATTCACATTGCCCTAGCTAAGGGGCGCATACACAAAGCGGTTATGGCCTATTTGCAGGAAAGCGGCTATGCCTTTCCGACCTATACCGCCGACAGCCGCAAGCTGATTTTTGAAGACAGTACGGGAACGCTCAAGGTGACCCTCGTCAAATCGCCGGACGTAGCCGTCTACGTCGAACGGGGAGCGGCTGACGTGGGCATCGTCGGCGAAGACGTCCTGCTGGAAGAAGCGCCGGGAGCCGGCGTGTACGAAATCTTCGATTTGGGCATCGGCCGCTGCCGCATGGCCGTCGCGGCCATTGCCGGCAAGCCCGTGGATATGACGAAGCGCATTACCGTCGGCACGAAGTATCCCCGCATCGCCCGCCGCCATTTCGAGCAGAATCACCGCAGTGTCGATATTATCAAGCTGAACGGGTCCGTCGAGCTGGCGCCTATCGTGGGGCTGGCCGACGTCATCGTCGATATCGTCGAGACGGGAAATACGCTGAAAGCCAACGGCCTGGAGGTCGTCGAGTATTTCATGGATTTCAGCGCCCGCATGATCTGCAATCCCGTGTCGTTTAAGATGAAATACGAAGACATACGGCGTCTCGTCGACGTCGTCAAAGAGAAGGATTTGGAAGCATAA
- the hisD gene encoding histidinol dehydrogenase — MEWIEVPEEGLTLRQVRAITARNQSESEAIRQRVEHILQAVQERGDEALKEFTAIFDGPFLDSFLVTEEEIDAAVAAVGSDFMAVLEEAAANIRTYHERQVETTWMDTFRPGVRLGAKFTPIQRVGVYVPGGTAAYPSTVLMDIIPAHVAGVPSIAVFTPPKKDGSVNPYILAAARVAGATEIYKAGGAQGVAAAAFGTESIPPVFKIVGPGNAYVAMAKRLVFGTVGIDMIAGPSEVGVLADDTANPVWVAADLLAQAEHDARAAVFLVTPSRALAEKVEAEVRRQLDELPRRDIAAPSVEQYGKIFVTKDMNQAVEVMNLIAPEHLELDTADAEALAGDIVNAGAIFIGPYTPEPIGDYFAGPNHTLPTMGTAAFSSPLGVYDFVKRSSLLQYDKEAFEAVAEKVMAFANVEGLQAHGLAVKRRMDHE; from the coding sequence GTGGAATGGATAGAAGTTCCTGAAGAAGGGCTGACGCTGCGGCAGGTCCGGGCGATTACGGCGCGGAACCAGTCGGAAAGCGAGGCCATTCGCCAGAGAGTAGAACATATTTTGCAGGCTGTGCAGGAACGGGGCGACGAAGCCCTGAAGGAATTTACGGCCATATTTGACGGGCCCTTTCTCGATTCGTTTCTCGTAACGGAAGAAGAAATCGACGCGGCCGTCGCGGCTGTTGGATCCGACTTCATGGCTGTGTTGGAAGAGGCGGCGGCCAATATCCGGACGTATCACGAACGGCAGGTCGAGACGACGTGGATGGATACGTTCCGCCCCGGCGTGCGCTTAGGGGCGAAGTTTACGCCGATACAGCGCGTCGGCGTGTACGTTCCCGGCGGCACGGCGGCCTATCCGTCGACGGTGCTCATGGATATCATCCCGGCTCACGTCGCCGGCGTGCCGTCTATTGCCGTCTTTACGCCGCCCAAGAAGGACGGCTCCGTCAATCCCTATATTTTGGCGGCGGCCCGCGTCGCCGGCGCGACGGAAATCTACAAAGCCGGCGGAGCCCAGGGCGTTGCCGCGGCAGCCTTTGGCACCGAATCCATCCCGCCGGTCTTTAAAATCGTCGGGCCGGGCAACGCCTACGTAGCCATGGCCAAGCGCCTCGTCTTCGGTACCGTCGGCATCGACATGATCGCCGGGCCGAGCGAGGTCGGCGTGCTGGCCGACGATACGGCTAATCCCGTCTGGGTGGCGGCGGACCTGCTGGCCCAGGCAGAACACGACGCGCGGGCGGCGGTTTTCCTCGTCACGCCGAGCCGAGCCTTGGCGGAAAAAGTAGAAGCAGAGGTCCGTCGGCAGCTCGACGAATTGCCGCGGCGGGATATTGCCGCGCCGTCGGTAGAACAGTACGGAAAGATTTTTGTGACGAAGGATATGAACCAGGCCGTCGAGGTCATGAACCTCATTGCGCCGGAGCATTTGGAGCTGGATACGGCCGACGCCGAAGCTCTGGCCGGAGATATCGTCAATGCCGGCGCGATTTTCATCGGCCCTTATACGCCGGAGCCCATCGGCGACTACTTCGCCGGGCCGAACCATACCTTGCCGACGATGGGGACGGCGGCCTTTTCGTCGCCTTTGGGCGTGTACGATTTCGTCAAGCGCAGCAGCCTGCTGCAGTACGATAAGGAAGCCTTTGAAGCCGTTGCGGAAAAGGTCATGGCCTTTGCCAATGTCGAAGGCCTGCAGGCCCACGGGCTGGCTGTGAAGAGGAGGATGGACCATGAATAA
- the hisC gene encoding histidinol-phosphate transaminase — protein sequence MNKEWLRRTIRSFEPYVVPEIKEHTVINANESPYNIFDFPEVKAEFLARLSETPSYHYPDPFAEELRAALAEYVACRPEEVLVGCGGDEIISIIANTFLNEGDTVLVHGPTFDIYGIDAQIVGAKVVEIPDLPGFTRDRKSFLQAVRELKPKLTVLCNPNNPTGELLPLSFLEEVLQASPNPVVVDEAYIEFAGSDSIITKLADYDNLIVIRTLSKAFGLAGVRVGYAVAQKDVIDALSLVKLVYNVGNLAQIAALAAMKYRDVILAHNIPPTIAAREYLAAELKQIDGVTVYDSVTNFVLIRVPDGPAVVNALKKADICVRFYKAAALQNCLRITVTTRDVVQRVVEVIRKEVGHA from the coding sequence ATGAATAAAGAATGGCTGCGCCGGACCATACGCTCCTTTGAGCCCTACGTCGTTCCGGAAATCAAGGAGCACACGGTCATCAACGCCAACGAAAGCCCTTATAATATATTTGATTTTCCCGAAGTGAAGGCGGAATTTTTGGCCCGCCTGAGCGAAACGCCGTCGTATCACTATCCCGATCCCTTTGCCGAGGAGCTGCGGGCGGCCTTGGCCGAGTACGTAGCGTGCCGGCCTGAGGAAGTACTCGTCGGCTGCGGCGGCGATGAAATCATCAGTATCATTGCCAATACCTTTTTAAACGAAGGAGATACGGTTCTCGTCCACGGGCCGACCTTCGACATATACGGCATCGACGCTCAAATTGTCGGGGCTAAGGTCGTAGAGATTCCCGACTTGCCGGGCTTTACGCGCGACAGGAAGTCCTTTTTGCAGGCTGTACGGGAATTGAAGCCGAAGCTGACGGTACTCTGTAATCCGAACAATCCGACAGGCGAGCTCCTGCCCCTGTCGTTCTTGGAAGAGGTCTTGCAGGCCTCGCCGAATCCTGTCGTCGTCGACGAAGCGTATATCGAATTTGCCGGCAGCGACAGCATCATTACCAAGCTGGCCGATTACGACAACCTCATCGTCATCCGCACCTTGTCCAAGGCCTTTGGGTTGGCCGGTGTCCGCGTCGGCTACGCCGTGGCGCAGAAGGATGTCATCGACGCCTTGTCGCTGGTCAAGCTGGTCTACAATGTAGGTAATTTAGCGCAGATTGCGGCGCTGGCGGCCATGAAATACCGCGATGTGATATTGGCCCATAACATCCCGCCGACCATTGCCGCCCGCGAGTATCTGGCGGCGGAGCTGAAGCAGATAGACGGCGTCACCGTATACGACAGCGTGACCAACTTCGTCCTCATCCGGGTGCCCGACGGGCCGGCCGTCGTCAATGCCTTGAAGAAGGCCGACATCTGCGTCCGCTTTTACAAGGCCGCGGCCCTGCAGAACTGCCTGCGCATTACCGTTACGACGAGGGACGTCGTACAAAGAGTTGTCGAAGTGATTCGAAAGGAGGTCGGCCATGCGTAG